One region of Fragaria vesca subsp. vesca linkage group LG4, FraVesHawaii_1.0, whole genome shotgun sequence genomic DNA includes:
- the LOC101305749 gene encoding protein HOTHEAD-like, which yields MALVNGALVLKKLIFFVALCLISVLSSSQGKEVYDEFRYPFIKKASSFASVSSSSSSGHINDYDYIIVGGGTAGCPLAATLSQNFSVLVLERGGVPFANSNVSFLQNFHIALEDISPKSPSQPFVSSDGVISSRARVLGGGSVINAGFYTRASPRFIKRVGWDAKLVNESYPWIEKQIVHEPQHEPYQIAFRDSLLAAGVAPFNGFTYDHLYGTKVGGTIFDRFGRRHSSAELLSSGNPQKLTVLIYATVQKIVFDTSGKTPKAVGVTFKDENGNQHQAFLADKPQSEVLLSSGAIGSPQMLLLSGIGPKADLEKLNIPVVLNNEFVGKGMADNPMNAIFVPSSREEKQTLIQIVGITKMGVYIEASSGFSQSKDSIECNHGIMSAEIGQLSTLPPKQRTPEAIQAFIKRKRDLPHEAFKGGFILQKIANPISKGDLRLHNTNVDDNPDVSFNYFSHPYDLKRCVDGIRIATKVAQSEHFTNYTRVDKQTVEKILNLSVKANVNLIPKNINDTKSLEQFCKDTVITIWHYHGGCHVGTVVSPDNKVLGVDRVRVVDGSTFSESPGTNPQATVLMMGRYMGLKILRDRLGRAAGI from the exons TATCATCATCTTCATCAAGCGGCCACATCAATGACTATGACTACATAATTGTGGGTGGAGGCACAGCTGGGTGTCCTTTGGCTGCAACCCTCTCTCAGAATTTCAGTGTTTTGGTTCTGGAAAGAGGGGGTGTGCCTTTTGCCAATTCCAATGTCTCATTCCTACAAAACTTCCACATTGCCTTGGAAGACATTTCACCTAAATCTCCTTCTCAGCCCTTTGTTTCCAGTGATGGAGTGATCAGTTCCAGAGCTAGGGTCTTGGGTGGCGGCAGCGTCATCAATGCTGGATTCTATACAAGAGCAAGCCCAAG GTTTATAAAGAGAGTGGGATGGGATGCCAAGCTAGTAAATGAGTCGTATCCCTGGATAGAGAAGCAAATAGTTCATGAGCCTCAGCATGAGCCTTATCAGATCGCATTCAGGGATAGTCTTTTGGCTGCTGGGGTCGCACCTTTCAATGGATTCACTTATGATCACCTTTATGGAACCAAAGTTGGTGGAACCATTTTCGATAGATTTGGTCGTCGTCACTCTTCTGCTGAATTACTATCTTCTGGGAATCCTCAGAAGCTCACAGTCTTAATTTATGCTACGGTTCAAAAGATTGTTTTTGATACATCAG GGAAGACACCAAAGGCAGTGGGAGTTACCTTCAAAGATGAAAACGGGAACCAACATCAAGCATTTCTTGCTGATAAGCCGCAGAGTGAAGTACTATTGTCTAGTGGAGCAATTGGAAGCCCTCAAATGTTATTGCTAAGTGGTATTGGACCTAAAGCTGACCTAGAGAAGTTGAACATTCCAGTGGTGCTTAATAATGAGTTTGTTGGAAAAGGCATGGCTGATAATCCAATGAATGCAATCTTTGTCCCTAGCAGTAGAGAAGAAAAGCAGACCCTAATCCAAATTGTAGGGATCACCAAAATGGGTGTGTACATTGAAGCTAGCAGTGGATTTAGTCAGTCCAAGGATAGCATTGAATGCAACCATGGAATCATGTCAGCTGAG ATTGGACAGCTATCTACTCTTCCTCCAAAGCAAAGAACCCCAGAAGCCATTCAAGCTTTCATCAAACGCAAGAGAGACTTGCCCCATGAGGCATTCAAAGGAGGCTTCATTCTACAAAAAATTGCAAACCCAATATCCAAAGGAGACCTTCGCCTGCACAACACCAATGTTGATGATAACCCCGATGTTAGCTTCAACTACTTCAGCCACCCCTATGATCTTAAGCGCTGTGTTGACGGGATTAGAATAGCAACAAAGGTGGCGCAATCAGAGCATTTCACAAACTACACACGAGTTGACAAGCAAACTGTCGAGAAGATACTTAATTTGAGCGTGAAGGCTAATGTTAACCTCATTCCTAAGAATATTAATGACACAAAGTCATTGGAGCAGTTCTGCAAAGACACTGTCATCACTATTTGGCATTACCATGGTGGGTGTCATGTGGGCACTGTGGTTAGCCCCGACAACAAAGTTCTTGGTGTCGACAGGGTCAGGGTTGTGGATGGCTCGACGTTTTCTGAATCCCCTGGAACTAATCCTCAGGCCACTGTCTTGATGATGGGCAG GTACATGGGACTCAAGATCCTGCGAGACAGATTGGGCAGAGCAGCTGGTATATAA
- the LOC101301385 gene encoding receptor-like serine/threonine-protein kinase ALE2-like, whose amino-acid sequence MGRQLNLLLMQMFFILGVLPFHGSADHAVSPNSPLSFGWKEYTTLVAPPPGKVSHHLLPTRHAPAKATHPHHSVRPSSIALPPSIPSSGGPAKKWVHAPEHSPSSSRHKNHLTNKKFHSSAPEPTYSIHSHTNSRQGPSVSPFRSPSPSSKSWTAPAPAPTTSEGHYNMPIFPPAISPIDSSLKRTKSPPPSPILALPPPPPNEDCSSITCTDPLTYTPPGSTCGCVQPIEVKLQLDVAIYTFFPSVSKLAEEIADSVALNHSQVRIMGADASSQQLEKTRVLVNLVPTGLTFDGTTAFQIYEKFWRRQISINASLFGDYEVLNVHYPGLPPSPPSAPSAISTIDDGPYTGQDNNGRVIKPIGVDVPRKRNDGIKGSMIAVIVLSAFTAFLLCVGFVWLLLLKCRSHSHKPEQYPQPLTSSPSKFTGPPRSVMFGSTHGSGSMSLSSGTINYTGSAKTFTLHDMERATNNFDASRILGEGGFGLVYSATLDDGREVAVKVLKRDDHHGGREFLAEVEMLGRLHHRNLVKLIGICTEGHTRCLVYELVPNGSVESHLHGVDKETDPLDWDARIKIALGAARGLAYLHEDSNPRVIHRDFKASNILLEYDFTPKVSDFGLARAALEEGKRHISTHVMGTFGYLAPEYAMTGHLLVKSDVYSYGVVLLELLTGRKPVDLSQPAGQENLVAWARPLLTSKEGLESIIDPVLKSDMITWDSVTKVAAIASMCIQPEVSHRPFMGEVVQALKLVCNEFKETNELGGSTCFGQDDDDDICIHTDSGNLGVAESELQMPVFGDSHDSKIPSTSDLLSANVGFEVEGQEIGSFRRYSSSGPLRTGRRRQFWQRLRSLSRGSLSEHGLPSKLWPN is encoded by the exons ATGGGGAGGCAACTGAATCTGCTGCTCATGCAAATGTTCTTTATTCTGGGTGTTTTGCCATTTCATGGATCTGCAG ACCATGCTGTCTCTCCTAATTCCCCTCTCAGCTTTGGCTGGAAAGAATACACAACTTTGGTTGCTCCACCTCCCGGAAAAGTATCTCACCACCTATTGCCAACAAGGCACGCCCCAGCTAAAG CCACCCATCCTCATCATTCTGTAAGGCCTTCAAGTATTGCACTTCCACCTTCTATACCATCTTCTGGAGGTCCTGCAAAGAAATGGGTGCATGCTCCTGAACATTCCCCCTCAAGCTCACGTCACAAAAATCATCTTACAAACAAAAAGTTCCACAGCTCTGCTCCAGAACCAACCTACTCAATTCATTCCCACACTAACAGTCGACAAG GCCCTTCAGTCTCCCCATTTCGATCTCCTTCGCCTTCTTCAAAGAGCTGGACTGCACCTGCACCTGCACCAACTACTTCTGAAGGCCACTATAATA TGCCCATCTTTCCACCTGCAATTTCCCCCATAGATTCTTCCTTGAAGAGGACGAAGTCCCCACCACCGTCACCGATTTTGGCACTACCACCTCCACCTCCCAATGAAG ATTGTTCATCAATTACATGCACGGATCCATTAACATATACACCTCCAGGCTCAACATGTGGTTGTGTGCAGCCAATCGAAGTTAAACTCCAACTAGATGTTGCAATATACACATTCTTCCCTTCAGTTTCAAAGCTGGCTGAGGAAATTGCAGACAGTGTTGCACTAAACCATAGCCAAGTTCGCATAATGGGAGCTGATGCATCTAGTCAGCAGTTAGAGAAAACTCGCGTCCTTGTTAACTTGGTACCTACAGGACTAACATTTGATGGCACTACTGCATTTCAAATCTATGAAAAATTCTGGCGCAGACAAATTTCCATAAATGCTTCTCTCTTTGGTGATTATGAAGTATTAAATGTTCACTATCCAG GTCTTCCACCTTCTCCCCCTTCAGCACCTTCAGCCATTTCTACTATAGATGATGGGCCATACACGGGCCAAGACAACAATGGAAGGGTAATAAAACCTATAGGAGTTGATGTGCCAAGAAAAAGAAATGATGGAATCAAAGGAAGTATGATTGCTGTTATTGTTCTATCAGCTTTCACTGCCTTTCTTCTATGTGTGGGGTTTGTCTGGCTTTTGTTGCTGAAATGTCGATCTCACTCCCATAAGCCAGAACAATATCCACAACCTTTGACATCATCCCCTTCAAAATTCACAG GGCCTCCCAGGTCAGTGATGTTTGGAAGCACACATGGTTCTGGATCAATGTCTCTTAGTTCTGGCACAATAAACTATACTGGCTCTGCGAAGACCTTTACTCTGCATGACATGGAGAGAGCAACTAATAATTTTGATGCTTCAAGAATACTTGGAGAAGGTGGTTTTGGGCTTGTTTACAGTGCTACTTTGGATGATGGACGAGAAGTGGCCGTGAAGGTTCTAAAACGAGATGATCATCATGGTGGCCGCGAATTCTTAGCAGAAGTTGAGATGCTCGGTCGTCTTCACCACAGAAATTTGGTCAAATTAATTGGTATCTGCACAGAAGGCCATACTCGTTGCCTTGTGTACGAACTGGTTCCAAATGGAAGTGTTGAATCCCATTTACATG GTGTTGACAAGGAAACTGATCCCCTTGATTGGGACGCCAGAATAAAGATTGCCCTTGGTGCAGCTCGGGGCTTAGCTTATCTCCATGAGGACTCAAATCCTCGAGTTATACATCGCGACTTTAAGGCCAGCAACATCTTACTGGAATATGATTTTACACCCAAGGTTTCAGATTTTGGACTGGCTAGAGCGGCCCTGGAGGAGGGAAAAAGACATATTTCAACGCATGTTATGGGAACTTTTGG TTACTTGGCTCCAGAGTATGCAATGACAGGTCATCTTCTAGTGAAAAGTGATGTTTACAGCTATGGTGTAGTCCTTCTTGAACTCTTGACAGGAAGAAAGCCGGTGGATCTATCACAACCTGCAGGCCAAGAAAACCTCGTTGCTTGGGCTCGTCCCCTTCTCACCAGTAAAGAGGGTCTAGAATCAATAATAGACCCTGTGTTGAAGTCTGATATGATCACATGGGACAGTGTAACCAAGGTAGCAGCAATTGCTTCAATGTGTATCCAACCAGAAGTATCTCACCGCCCATTCATGGGCGAGGTTGTTCAGGCCTTGAAGCTCGTATGCAATGAGTTCAAAGAAACAAATGAACTTGGGGGTTCAACATGTTTTGGCCAAGACGATGATGATGATATCTGCATTCATACAGACAGTGGTAATCTTGGAGTGGCAGAATCAGAGCTTCAGATGCCTGTATTCGGGGATAGCCATGACAGTAAGATACCTTCAACGTCAGACTTGTTGAGTGCAAATGTGGGATTTGAGGTTGAGGGGCAGGAAATTGGATCTTTTAGGAGGTACTCTAGTTCAGGGCCTTTGAGGACTGGTAGAAGGAGACAATTTTGGCAAAGACTAAGGAGTTTGTCTAGAGGAAGTTTGAGTGAACATGGATTGCCATCAAAACTGTGGCCAAACTAA